Genomic DNA from Salvia miltiorrhiza cultivar Shanhuang (shh) chromosome 1, IMPLAD_Smil_shh, whole genome shotgun sequence:
GTACTCGAGCTCTGGGGGCAACGAGAGAAGATTTTGGCACGAACGGATCTCCAATGACTCGAGGGAATACTTGTTTCCAAGGAATGTACCTGGGAGACGTTCCAAGTTCGGGAGCTGGTTGATCACAAGGCTAGAAAGCGCGGCAGTGGTTTCTATGGAGCTGATGATCTTGGCATCACAGTGATGAAGCTCTAAACGACGGATAGAAGGAAATGTTGGTGCAACGGTGAGGTTAGGACATCTGTCCAGAACTAATTCTTCGAGACGAGGGAAAGGTGCTCCGTTGCTGATGCTGGACCATTCCTCAAGATAAGGGAAATCTCTGACTGTCAAGTGCTTGAGTGATGGGAATGGTTCTGCAACACCGCCATAAAAGGCTTCGGTGATATGTGTGATGCTATTCATGCCTTGGAGATGGAGTGTTTCAAGAAATGGGAGGTGCCCAAAATTTGGTAGATTCTCACATCTTCTGCAGTTGATCAACTCAACCATGGTTAAATTTGGAAGGTTCCAATCTGGGAAAGTTCTCCCTGGATAACCCTTCACATGGAGATCTTTGAGATGGGGGTGCGGCTCAAGGTGCTTTAGAATGGTTTCCACATCATCACCATCTTCCCTTGGTTGAAAACTATGTGATGGATTAGATGAATTGTCCTTGCTTCCATTGCCACTTCCCCATTGGAGTTTTAAAGACTTGAGGTACTTCTTCTCTCCCATATTCGCCTTTCTGGCTTCTTCGGAGTCTCTAATGTTCTCCATGCTCTTTATACTCAGCTCGTTTCTCAGATCAAGAAACTCGAGCTGAGCAATGCTGTCACCCGGCCTTCTTCCCACGATATATATAGGCAGCGTCTGAAGGTGCAGAAGCTCTCCAACCTTAGCAGGCATGTGAGTTAATGCTTCACACCCCTTTATATTGAGGTGCCTGAGGCTAGTTAGCTTTGCTATTTCAAATGGCAACTCCACAAGGTCTCCACACTTGAATAGGTTGAGAGTCTGCAGAAAGTAGAGGTCGCAGATGGTCCGAGGAAGTGTTTGGATTGGATTGCTCGACAAGTCAAGATACTTTAGACATAGCAATTCACTCACCTTTTCATCCAAACTCTTCAAACCATATCCACTGAGGTCCAAAGCCTTCAAGTAGATAAAATTAACTGGCCAAAAAGGAGTGAGCTCATCTGAGCTCCCACCCGAAGATAAGAGGAGTGTCCTCAGATGCTTGGCTCCAAACAAGGCCTCCGGAAGAGAAGAGTTGTCAAAGCTGCAAACCATCGATAGGTGGCGTGTCCTTTCTAGGTCATTCGGGGCTGCTACTAAACCTTGACCAAGTACAGAAAAACCGCACCCTGCTACTGTTCTCACAAGATCATGAATGAGGTCATGTATTGTGTACACATCCTCAGATTGCTGGAAGAATGAAAGACTCAGCAAGTCATCAAAGTATTCGCCACCAATGTCTTCGAGCTGCCGTGTTCCTCCATCTGGTAGAATCAAACCGTGTGCCATCCATATGCAGATCATCTTCTCTCTTGGGATTTCATGGCCTTTAGGGAACAAGGAGCAGAATGCAAGGCATCTCTTGAGATGTGAAGGCAAATACTGATAACTCAGCTTTAGAGCAGGCATCACTTCACTCTGGTATGCTTTGAGCTGCCAAAGCTCACTGTCTTGAACAGACATCCAATACTCCTCCTTCTTGGATCTCAGCAGCCTAGCCATTGCCCTCACAGCCAATGGCACGCCACCACATTTTTTAACGATCTCTTTGCCAATACCTATGAGCCTCATATCCCCACCCTCTCCAAAGGCCATCTCCTTGAACAAATTCCAACACTCTTCATAGCTTAACCCCTTGAGTTCATACATTGTTGATGCTCTGATGCCTTGGCTCCTTGTGGTTATCAACACCCTGCTTCCTTCTCCTCCTACTTTGAACAGGTTAAGGAACGCGTGCCATTTCTCCTCATCTTCGTCCCACACATCATCTAGAACAAGCAGAAATCTCCTCCCCTTTAATAACTCAGCAAGTTGAGCCTGGAGATTGTCCAGTTCACAAAGCTCATATATCTTTCTGGTTACAGAGTGAATCACCCTTTTCATGAGATTTCCCAGATCAAAATCCTTTGGTACGTGGACCCACATCTTCAGCTCGAAGTGACGGCTCACCATCTCATCGTTGTAAACCAATTGAGCCAGCATGGTTTTGCCAATCCCACCAATGCCTACTACTGAAATAACTGAGGGAAAGATGATTTTCTTTTCTTCACTATTATCATCTAACAGAAGGTTGATTATGTTCTGTTTATCCTCCTCTCTCCCATATACATTATCACCAGCCACGGACATCGTCTCTCTGCATCTTCCGGAGCTCCCAAGCATTTTCCCTAGATCATGTTGTTGAAGATTGAAGGTGAATGCCTGCTCCACAATGTGATCCAACTCTTTGAGCTTTTTCTGCAGATGAGAAGCGAGTTCAAAGAGATAATCCGTTGGCTTAAATTGGAAGAAGTTTGCCACCTCTTTCCCCTTGGTGGAGCGCCTCTCACGCTCCTTGGTCTCCGCTGCAAGCTCATCTAGCAGCACTTCTGCCTCAAACGCTGCATCCTCGAGCTCCTCAAGCCATTGCTTGACGGCGTGGCACGTTTCTTGCTGCTTCTGCGCGTCTTCGAGAAGGGCTTGGATCCTTGGAAGTGAGTGGTGCAGCTTCCTGATGTTGTCTTTGAGGTTATAACGATCTTGAAACTTTTGGAGGATTGGAGATGCCAACTTATCTGCCAGTATTTCTATGAGAGGGCCAATGATCAAATCGGCCATGGAAAATGCTTCCACAGAATTGGTTCAGCAGTTCAACCAAAACACCAGAAAAACAAGTATAAGGATTTTTTGTACTAGGTTTTCGATGTATTCTAGAAATGTTCTTGTAGGTATCAGCTCCCAAATGATTGGACCTCGGATATCTCCAAagagaatttttattttattttttcatctttgGTTCCATGACTGTAGCAGCTATATTCACACAGAATCATTAGAAACGATATCATTACGTAACAGCAAAGAAACAGCAGCACACTTATCACATATAGTTTCATTAATCCCAGGGTATAATTCATTAGCTACTAAACCGCTCAAAATCACATGTTATAAATTTCAGTTAttaaaagaaggaaacaaaaTTGAAGTTCATTCAACAGCCTTGTGTACCACAGCCGACGAATTTTCTGGAGACGATTCATTCATTTGTTGCTCCTTTTGAACCATGGATTTCTTTTCATATTCTTTCCACTTGTTAATCGCGGCAGTGCAAACAACTTTAGGAAAAAAGGTCGCCAGTTTAAAAGTAGACAAACTGTATAAACGAATTGAAGAATAAGTAGAGATAGTGTGTACCTCCGGCGCCGACAAAGTAGAGAAGTCGAACGAGCTTGGGTGCGACTTCCTCGCCCGGCGGTAATGGTATTggtttcatctctctctcgcgTCTCGAATCTAATGAAACAGAAAATTGGAGTTTCGCGGCTACCGATTTTGATGCCCAGCTCCTAAACCACCCTTGATcccaaaaacaaaagaaaaactcCTAAACCCTTTATTTCCACGTCCCAAATATACAAATCAATTTTTCTAATAACTTAATTTCACATGGCAATTAAAATACTACAATAATCTAATTAAATTATCCACCTCCCCTCACCTCACGCATAAGGAAACCCCCAATTTGAGGCAGTTCCTCTTGATATCTCCAAAAGAAAATGGATGGCGAAGAAGAAAGCGCGTCTCTTGAGAGGACGCGGACACGGGCGGTGGCTACTGTTTGCTTCCTTGTCATTTCAATTTCCATTCTCTTGGAGCAGGCCGGGCGCTTCATTTATTAGCCAAGGTTAATTTTTGCAATCTCATGTATAGCTAAGATGAAATTTCCATCACGTAACGTTTATATCCTATGAACGCTGCTGATTAGTTCATCATTTGCATTTGCGTGCAGTATTTGGGGAGGAAGAGGATAAAATCACTCTCCTCGAAGCTCTTTACAAGGTCGAATCAGGTgaggaaatattttttttaaagagagaaaaaaagttAGCAGTAATTAATGAATTAGTGTTTAATGATAGCATAATGCAGATTGAGAAGCCAATTGCAACCAAAGGCGCTGCCGCTGCGGGAGTCATTGGCGGTTTTTTGCTTGTGTGTGAGGGTAGTTGGTTATTCCACGTGAAATTACATTATtagaaaatttgaattaaaattttaaatgatagtactacaaaataataattttaataactattttgaaacaaattaaagtttaataattaatttgatacATGTACTCTAACTCAGTAACATTTTATGAAACTAGTACAttcacccgtgcgatgcacggcgaacatagttttgcatcaaaattaaacgatgtagtgtgtgtatcggttaagcgattatgggttaatgtctaaaaccgaaggtcttAGCTTCGAGCCCCCTGTGGcgtgacctttaaatttctttatttaatcatgttaatttatcaaaaataaataaattaaatgatgtatcaaataaataaaaaataaatattaaatatagttagaatataagtaagtgtaaattatttttttttaaaaaataaaataatctacatcaattactcaattaagatccttaattttattttataattttgaaaagtatcgttttttattttccatctatttgatggaagactttattttcttccctaaaattatagaataaacacatcattcaaattaaaagaaacgaaaaaataataaaaaaaagagttttcacatcacaatatatatttttaaaacatgagctaatcatgcataaaattattttttctaagttagctcattacctatgtcatcttattagaaaagcttcaactgataagtagaaaaataaattatattattagaatttattagaatactaataaaagagttgaataattatttgataccaaatcaaagatcttgcatttatctttaatttaacatatatatatatgtagagagagagagaatatttttttataaataaaatttgatttttttaaaaaatcatcaaaatatgaaaaagagaatatgaaagagagagtatagaaaattgaagaatgcgtatgatgaaaaagaggagagaggagagagaaaatatatgaaatttgttgagttttataaatattatttgattgattctttaattacaattttgtcacaaactgtgttttcatataataaataaatagattaaCCGGAATTAATAAATAGCAATGCAAGCTGTTGAAAAAGATATAAACCCATAAAACCAGTGAGTTATTATTAGTATAAAAGAAATTATGTATAAAAGTATAAAACTCATACCTCTCAAGCTGCCGAATATCCGATACTAGAAAACCGGTTGTTCATGATCAGATCACTTGATTATTCTCTCAAACCATCCCTTgactatttgaatttttatttattcaggAAATCGACCATTTGTACTTTACAATAAATCGAACAAAAATAAGtcatcatatactccctccgtcccactaagcATGATTAAGTTTATTTTTTCGTTTGTTCCATGAAGCTTGACCAGTTTTTTTATATGACAAAAAATTAtcaattattcttattttcacttttacacctaccacacttaacacacaaaatatcatttttttaaaacccgtgtcgaaaagaacttggtcatgcttcatgggatggagggagtaataatgaAGGATAAATTTTAACTAcaacttatttttaaattacgaTATACATGTAGATGTTTATGGCACACATAATGCATTCTGTTTGATATTTCATAAGTTtaataatttgaatttcaaataaACACGAGTTCgagtttaatataatatttagaTTCGTAATATCTAAATGAACTTCAATAATAACTCATTCTACTATGTTTACTCAATTACACCTTTTAACAACTCTCTCCCcccacacactcacacacacacacacgtactCATCctaaaatttgattaattatttgaacccattaattaaatttataaatataaattattaaattaattgatttaatataCGAATTTTATACATGATTTTTTTGACAAGAATTTCAtacatgatttttaaattttgttcttaaatacacaaactttccattatctatatatatctttttCTTATTTCACTTTCTGACGAAATTGAACTTGACTTAATAGCCAAAATTGATAGTGTCGATACAACGCCCCGCCTACAAAACAACGTAATTTTATTTCATGCAACCAACCAATAACGTCATTTTACATTTTTCAAATCATGCAATTACTCcactattttcaatttttttcgaaAAGTGAAATTAGGTAAAAGTTACAAATAAtgtaaaatctatatatttaaGAACAATATTTGAAAATCATGTGCAAAATAAAATCGAGCCAAAATTTGTACTATATTACTAAACCGATTAACACAATATAAATTTACCACACTATTGTATTGCTATTGCTATGATTATGGATTTGAaatagatgtttttttttttagaatagaTTTGAAATAGATTTGGAAAAATGCATCGtgtcaaaataaatattacataCAGATAAAAGGGAGAGGACAAATGGATATAATAATGATTGAAATGGTAAGTACAAATATCTAATGAAACAAATCCAACGAAAAATACTCAAGATCCAATTTCATAGAGCAAAAAAATCTCAACAACCAACAATCGTCTCCTTCTTCCTCAGTTGAACTGAGTTCAAAATAATTTCTAGGAGTATATAAATTTCAATCAAAAGAATACAAACTGCAAaaaggtgattttttttaaatataaatatataaaagcaaAACATAATAAGGGAAGAAGACGGCATCCACACCACCCCACACGGACGGTAGCATTGGTTGTCTGCTGCAGTCAAACCAATCAATTATAGTACTATATTTATACTCCAAGATATTTCTCTATTCATGGGGGAAGAAGAAAAAACACAGGACCCAAATTCAAATCCCAATCCAAATTCAAATCCGGGGCCAAATCCAAACCCGGATCCAAGCCACGCCCCAGGGCCTCTATCTGCAGCTGTGACTTTGGAGACGGAGAAAGAGACGGGAAAAGATATGGCTAGAGCTTCCACCTCTTTGGCACCTAACCCTTCTTGGTTTACTCCGAAAAGGTCAACTTTTTTTATGCCTATAATGTTTATGTTGATTTTCCATGGTTATAGTTCAACATAGCTATTATGATATGATTGATTTTCTTGGTTAATTGGAGAATATATGCTGGAGggattgaatttttttaaatctttttgGGTTTGGTTTCCAAGGAATAGGATGGGGGTTTCTAGAGAGTAATGTACCAGCAATATGTTATGTTTGATGGGTTCTGTAAATAATTCTGGGTAAGTTAGGGAGAAAAGTGATTTCTTTAGTATGAGACTTTGTGTACATGTTCTTATTGACATAGTTCAGGATTGACTGCAGAATGATTTGCAGTTTCTAAGTTGTCTCTCTCTTTACC
This window encodes:
- the LOC131005198 gene encoding putative disease resistance protein RGA3 isoform X2 is translated as MADLIIGPLIEILADKLASPILQKFQDRYNLKDNIRKLHHSLPRIQALLEDAQKQQETCHAVKQWLEELEDAAFEAEVLLDELAAETKERERRSTKGKEVANFFQFKPTDYLFELASHLQKKLKELDHIVEQAFTFNLQQHDLGKMLGSSGRCRETMSVAGDNVYGREEDKQNIINLLLDDNSEEKKIIFPSVISVVGIGGIGKTMLAQLVYNDEMVSRHFELKMWVHVPKDFDLGNLMKRVIHSVTRKIYELCELDNLQAQLAELLKGRRFLLVLDDVWDEDEEKWHAFLNLFKVGGEGSRVLITTRSQGIRASTMYELKGLSYEECWNLFKEMAFGEGGDMRLIGIGKEIVKKCGGVPLAVRAMARLLRSKKEEYWMSVQDSELWQLKAYQSEVMPALKLSYQYLPSHLKRCLAFCSLFPKGHEIPREKMICIWMAHGLILPDGGTRQLEDIGGEYFDDLLSLSFFQQSEDVYTIHDLIHDLVRTVAGCGFSVLGQGLVAAPNDLERTRHLSMVCSFDNSSLPEALFGAKHLRTLLLSSGGSSDELTPFWPVNFIYLKALDLSGYGLKSLDEKTLNLFKCGDLVELPFEIAKLTSLRHLNIKGCEALTHMPAKVGELLHLQTLPIYIVGRRPGDSIAQLEFLDLRNELSIKSMENIRDSEEARKANMGEKKYLKSLKLQWGSGNGSKDNSSNPSHSFQPREDGDDVETILKHLEPHPHLKDLHVKGYPGRTFPDWNLPNLTMVELINCRRCENLPNFGHLPFLETLHLQGMNSITHITEAFYGGVAEPFPSLKHLTVRDFPYLEEWSSISNGAPFPRLEELVLDRCPNLTVAPTFPSIRRLELHHCDAKIISSIETTAALSSLVINQLPNLERLPGTFLGNKYSLESLEIRSCQNLLSLPPELEYLTALKSLIISCCLWSCSRSMTATG
- the LOC131005198 gene encoding putative disease resistance protein RGA3 isoform X1, encoding MADLIIGPLIEILADKLASPILQKFQDRYNLKDNIRKLHHSLPRIQALLEDAQKQQETCHAVKQWLEELEDAAFEAEVLLDELAAETKERERRSTKGKEVANFFQFKPTDYLFELASHLQKKLKELDHIVEQAFTFNLQQHDLGKMLGSSGRCRETMSVAGDNVYGREEDKQNIINLLLDDNSEEKKIIFPSVISVVGIGGIGKTMLAQLVYNDEMVSRHFELKMWVHVPKDFDLGNLMKRVIHSVTRKIYELCELDNLQAQLAELLKGRRFLLVLDDVWDEDEEKWHAFLNLFKVGGEGSRVLITTRSQGIRASTMYELKGLSYEECWNLFKEMAFGEGGDMRLIGIGKEIVKKCGGVPLAVRAMARLLRSKKEEYWMSVQDSELWQLKAYQSEVMPALKLSYQYLPSHLKRCLAFCSLFPKGHEIPREKMICIWMAHGLILPDGGTRQLEDIGGEYFDDLLSLSFFQQSEDVYTIHDLIHDLVRTVAGCGFSVLGQGLVAAPNDLERTRHLSMVCSFDNSSLPEALFGAKHLRTLLLSSGGSSDELTPFWPVNFIYLKALDLSGYGLKSLDEKVSELLCLKYLDLSSNPIQTLPRTICDLYFLQTLNLFKCGDLVELPFEIAKLTSLRHLNIKGCEALTHMPAKVGELLHLQTLPIYIVGRRPGDSIAQLEFLDLRNELSIKSMENIRDSEEARKANMGEKKYLKSLKLQWGSGNGSKDNSSNPSHSFQPREDGDDVETILKHLEPHPHLKDLHVKGYPGRTFPDWNLPNLTMVELINCRRCENLPNFGHLPFLETLHLQGMNSITHITEAFYGGVAEPFPSLKHLTVRDFPYLEEWSSISNGAPFPRLEELVLDRCPNLTVAPTFPSIRRLELHHCDAKIISSIETTAALSSLVINQLPNLERLPGTFLGNKYSLESLEIRSCQNLLSLPPELEYLTALKSLIISCCLWSCSRSMTATG